One window of Papaver somniferum cultivar HN1 chromosome 9, ASM357369v1, whole genome shotgun sequence genomic DNA carries:
- the LOC113310553 gene encoding protein PHOTOSYSTEM I ASSEMBLY 2, chloroplastic-like yields the protein MASQHLSSFSASTIPSHLISLSGTSTSKTYNNAKSIGFHTRASLEERSCNHGDEEPSVEQLKKEQQASASRRNFIASACCNLALISTAGSFVIVPKASAVEGLDRPGCRNCGGSGAIICDMCGGTGKWKALNRKRAKDIYEFTECPNCYGRGKLVCPVCLGTGVPDNRGLLRKPNAKELLDKMHNGRLLPGS from the exons ATGGCTTCTCAGCATCTCTCTTCTTTTTCGGCTTCAACCATTCCCTCTCACCTGATCTCTCTTTCTGGAACTTCCACTTCTAAGACCT ATAATAATGCCAAGTCAATTGGGTTTCATACACGAGCTAGTCTGGAAGAGAGGAGCTGCAATCATGGAGATGAAGAACCTTCAGTAGAACAACTTAAG AAAGAGCAACAAGCATCAGCTTCTCGGCGTAATTTTATTGCGTCAGCATGTTGTAATCTAGCTTTGATAAGCACTGCTGGCAGTTTCGTAATTGTACCCAAGGCTAGCGCTGTGGAAGGACTAGACAGACCTGGATGTCGCAATTGTGGCGGTAGTGGTGCCATTATCT GTGACATGTGTGGTGGTACAGGAAAATGGAAAGCTCTCAATAGAAAAAGGGCTAAAGATATTTATGAATTTACTGAATGTCCAAATTGTTATG GTAGGGGTAAACTTGTGTGTCCAGTTTGTCTAGGAACAGGTGTACCTGATAACAGGGGATTACTGCGCAAGCCCAATGCCAAGGAATTGCTCGATAAAATGCACAATGGACGGTTATTGCCAGGTTCCTAG